A window from Podospora bellae-mahoneyi strain CBS 112042 chromosome 1 map unlocalized CBS112042p_1, whole genome shotgun sequence encodes these proteins:
- a CDS encoding uncharacterized protein (EggNog:ENOG503NZU2), translating into MGRAKSPTKASPQSLTHRANHALTQLQSLVPSASSASDEESPITIIRLSAPILSSASSSESPSAARTSDISNTSLPPSGPTPSSLEADLLHYKELFSKLRFSYVEQVTKEKFIRAIVGDPPLIVTPQENAELEDSNKVAKAELKALKNEVADMVKDLEARGRELAKRYERVKTETVRLGELPGRVERLEREIARLKEEQQVGEGSRAELNLPLAKTLQLVGEKKRQMQELDRQLEQLRNQAPRKRKEVERLQGEVAGLEQKRGNAMAAAKEAKRRREDKGARNGVDELEARGRWYRGSEAVLRELLGIQG; encoded by the coding sequence ATGGGCCGCGCCAAATCCCCAACCAAAGCGTCACCCCAATCGCTCACCCACCGCGCCAACCACGCCCTCACCCAACTCCAATCCCTCGttccctcggcctcctcagcctcggACGAAGAATCCCCCATAACCATCATCCGCCTCTCCGCCCCGATACTCTCGTCCGCTTCTTCGTCCGAGTCCCCGTCAGCAGCCCGCACCTCCGAcatctccaacacctccctccccccctcgggcccaaccccctcctccctcgaagccgacctcctccactACAAAGAACTCTTCTCCAAACTCCGCTTCTCCTACGTCGAGCAGGTCACCAAAGAAAAGTTCATCCGCGCCATCGTCGGCGACCCGCCCTTGATCGTCACGCCCCAGGAAAACGCCGAGCTGGAAGACAGCAACAAGGTTGCCAAGGCGGAGCTGAAGGCTCTCAAGAATGAGGTGGCGGACATGGTCAAGGATCTGGAGGCGAGGGGGCGGGAGCTGGCAAAACGTTACGAGAGGGTCAAGACGGAGACTGTTCGGCTAGGGGAGCTGCCGGGACGagtggagaggttggaaagggaaattgcgaggttgaaggaggagcagcaggttggggagggatcGAGGGCAGAGCTGAATTTGCCGCTGGCGAAGACGCTGCAGCTTGTGGGCGAGAAAAAGAGGCAGATGCAGGAGTTGGATAGGCAGTTGGAGCAGCTGAGGAATCAGGCTCCacggaagaggaaggaggtggagcggTTGCAAGGAGAGGTGGCCGGGCTGGAGCAGAAGAGGGGGAAtgcgatggcggcggcgaaagaagcgaagagaaggagggaggataaGGGGGCCAGGAACggggttgatgagctggaggCAAGGGGACGGTGGTATAGGGGGAGCGAGGCTGTTTTGAGGGAATTGCTGGGGATTCAGGGGTGA
- a CDS encoding uncharacterized protein (EggNog:ENOG503P5K9; COG:S), which yields MSQLWSSPKSPATAGPVRRFGQIIKLKPEHVAKYKEIHAAVWPGVLEQIKASNIRDYSIFHDPDSGILFASFKYIGTDYDADMKRMRENPKVREWWKLTDSLQESLVPGAKSSSDGEPAWWKGVEEVFYTP from the exons ATGTCTCAGCTCTGGTCTTCACCCAAATCCCCTGCCACCGCTGGCCCAGTCCGCCGGTTCGGTCAGATCATCAAGCTTAAACCCGAGCACGTTGCCAAGTACAAGGAGATCCACGCTGCCGTTTGGCCTGGTGTGTTGGAGCAGATCAAGGCTAGCAATATCAGAGATT ACAGCATCTTCCACGATCCAGACAGCGGAATCCTTTTCGCCAGCTTCAAGTACATTGGCACCGACTATGATGCGGACATGAAGAGAATGAGGGAGAACCCaaaggtgagggagtggtggaagTTGACGGACAGCCTCCAGGAGTCTCTTGTACCGGGGGCGAAGAGCAGTTCAGACGGGGAACCGGCTTGGTGGAAaggagttgaggaggtgTTTTACACTCCTTGA
- a CDS encoding uncharacterized protein (EggNog:ENOG503P54Z; COG:S), whose product MHTLLLRPTLAGRLSPRATSYKTVIACIEEPLSVSRVHFSTSPKVGAKNQVYASVRNPDQFHTYQLLSASSRTPLLTMWTASYCPTCKVVEPLIRELVESGVGEAEGGVGYCEVEYDAPDVMSAGLGMTYMISALPTLLSFDAQEAQVETKVTDARKMANRQFLEEWMRTEARRHGNRGGGGGNFLSNFFGKSK is encoded by the exons ATGcacacccttcttcttcgaccGACCCTTGCTGGGCGGCTTTCCCCTCGGGCCACGTCTTACAAGACCGTCATCGCATGCATAGAAGAGCCGCTGTCCGTATCACGCGTTCACTTCTCGACATCGCCCAAGGTGGGTGCGAAGAACCAGGTTTATGCCTC TGTTCGTAACCCGGACCAGTTTCACACCTACCAACTCCTGTCGGCATCATCCCGGACGCCTCTCTTGACGATGTGGACAGCCTCGTACTGCCCAACATGCAAAGTCGTAGAACCCCTCATCCGGGAGCTCGTCGAGTCCGGTGTCGGTGAGGCTGAGGGCGGGGTGGGCTACTGCGAAGTCGAGTACGACGCGCCAGATGTCATGAGCGCGGGTTTGGGGATGACCTACATGATCAGTGCCCTCCCGACTCTTCTCAGTTTCGACGCCCAGGAGGCTCAAGTCGAGACCAAGGTTACGGATGCCAGGAAGATGGCCAACCGTCAGTTTCTGGAGGAGTGGATGAGGACCGAGGCACGTAGACACGGCAatcggggtggtggcgggggcAACTTCCTCAGCAATTTCTTTGGCAAGTCGAAATAG
- a CDS encoding uncharacterized protein (EggNog:ENOG503NTX3; COG:S): protein MASSLGESPQRRKWFSRNSSNGEGSVEKKGPRRWTMGILEDKETIEVPGSVLLLAPDHNEPLGLRNAPARTSHSSIPVGVLRQVTEPPPPAEDPKKKTKDGKIILDPQPDDSANDPLNWPVWRRDSSLLSLGLYCLVGGGMTPILAAGFTDVASDYGVDVHTVSLTTGLYMMGMGLGSVVFSPTAILWGKRPVYLFSSVLFLLTSVWCALSPNFASLVVARILQGVSVSPVECLPSATIAEIFFLHERAFRIGIYTLLLLGGKNLVPLVSAAIIQKLGWRWVFWIVAIIVGFCSVLLFLFVPESFWDRAPHRRKKSRPNFFRRFSSRHDVAHPGAHATPADTPAPQSPITEAVPSPEPPKAATRAQVGFAPEPEYLDSEPRERASQDIQRPSTAQAPPAASESEKPVSDGPASRTPHDTDSESLSSSRSGREAYTTVLRGAPPKSFVQQLKPFNGRLNKDKWHKAAVRPLILLSYPAVLWSSIVYACSVGWLIVISESMAVIYREEVYDFDALQTGLVYISPFIGGVLGTAVAGRVSDVIVKAMARRNGGLYEPEFRLIMALPVAITTVIGLMGFGWSAEVRDHWMVPTAFFGIISFGCCLGSTTSITFCVDSYRQYAGEALVTLNFCKNIFHGLVFSLFVTGWLSSDGPKKVYIWIGVIQLILLLFTIPMYIYGKRARMWTVRKNFMERF from the exons ATGGCAAGCAGCTTGGGCGAATCACCGCAGCGGCGAAAATGGTTTTCGCGCAATTCATCCAATGGGGAGGGTTCCGTTGAAAAAAAGGGCCCAAGAAGATGGACGATGGGAATCCTGGAAGACAAGGAGACGATCGAGGTTCCAG GCTCCGTTCTCTTGCTGGCCCCTGATCACAACGAGCCGCTCGGCTTGAGGAACGCACCCGCAAGAACATCTCATTCCTCTATTCCTGTCGGTGTCCTTCGCCAGGTCACCGaaccaccgcctccggccgaggaccccaagaagaagaccaaggaTGGGAAAATCATCTTAGATCCTCAGCCTGATGATTCGGCCAACGATCCTCTGAACTGGCCGGTATGGCGAAGAGACTCTTCGCTTCTCTCTCTCGGGCTCTACTGCCTCGTTGGTGGAGGCATGACGCCCATCCTGGCCGCCGGGTTCACCGACGTTGCCAGCGATTATGGGGTAGATGTTCACACCGTCTCCCTCACGACAGGTCTGTACATGATGGGTATGGGTCTGGGCTCCGTTGTGTTCTCTCCAACTGCCATCTTGTGGGGAAAGCGGCCAGTCTACCTGTTCAGTTCCGTCCTGTTCCTTTTGACTTCGGTTTGGTGTGCCTTGTCACCAAACTTCGCCTCGTTGGTGGTTGCCCGTATCCTCCAGGGTGTCTCCGTCAGCCCTGTCGAATGTCTTCCTTCCGCCACCATTGCCGAAATCTTCTTCCTTCACGAGCGCGCATTCCGCATCGGTATCTACACTCTGTTGTTGCTCGGTGGGAAGAATCTGGTTCCTTTGGTCAGCGCTGCCATTATTCAAAAGttgggatggcgatgggTATTTTG GATCgttgccatcatcgtcggGTTCTGCTCGGtcctcttgtttctttttgtccCCGAATCTTTCTGGGACCGTGCTCCGCATCGCAGAAAGAAGTCCAGACCAAACTTCTTCCGCCGCTTCTCCTCGAGACACGATGTGGCTCACCCGGGGGCTCATGCCACCCCGGCTGACACGCCTGCTCCGCAATCACCAATCACGGAAGCTGTGCCTTCACCCGAGCCTCCGAAAGCCGCGACCAGGGCGCAGGTCGGTTTCGCTCCGGAGCCCGAGTACCTAGATTCTGAGCCCCGCGAGAGAGCATCGCAAGACATCCAACGACCCTCAACTGCCCAAGCCCCTCCTGCGGCTTCAGAGTCGGAAAAGCCGGTCTCCGACGGCCCAGCCTCGAGAACTCCTCACGACACCGATAGTGAGTCGCTTTCGAGCTCTCGGTCCGGGCGAGAGGCGTACACGACCGTCTTGCGCGGCGCACCCCCGAAATCTTTTGTTCAGCAGCTCAAACCCTTCAATGGCCGCCTCAACAAGGACAAGTGGCACAAGGCTGCCGTCCGGCCTCTGATTCTTCTGTCGTATCCTGCCGTGTTGTGGTCATCAATCGTGTACGCGTGCTCGGTCGGATGGCTTATCGTGATATCAGAATCTATGGCCGTGATATACCGAGAGGAAGTCTACGACTTTGACGCCCTTCAGACCGGTCTCGTCTACATCTCTCCCTTTATCGGTGGTGTCCTCGGAACTGCCGTGGCAGGCAGAGTCTCGGATGTCATTGTGAAGGCGATGGCGAGACGCAATGGTGGACTTTACGAACCCGAGTTCAGACTCATCATGGCTCTCCCCGTGGCCATCACCACGGTTATCGGCCTGATGGGTTTCGGCTGGTCGGCCGAGGTGAGAGATCACTGGATGGTGCCGACGGCATTCTTTGGCATAATTTCCTTTGGGTGCTGTTTGggatcaacaaccagcatCACCTTCTGCGTCGACAGCTACAGACAGTATGCCGGCGAGGCCCTTGTCACGCTCAACTTTTGCAAGAACATCTTCCATGGTCTTGTTTTCAGTTTGTTCGTCACCGGCTGGCTGAGCTCGGACGGACCCAAGAAGGTGTACATTTGGATTGGTGTCATTCAGCTtatcctgctgctgttcaCCATCCCGATGTATATCTATGGCAAGCGGGCGCGCATGTGGACGGTGCGGAAGAACTTTATGGAGAGGTTCTAG
- a CDS encoding uncharacterized protein (EggNog:ENOG503P1VN), whose amino-acid sequence MSTTTPHLLEPYLSLPRETSLIVLSSILGASTNWLLARYIHSYLKTPSVEGEPEVAVLLASFLRDYSFFQQTLSKLSIDLDSEVRKGRFAFVDGLTSLFLPSQRSGGRLQDGDDLRAVQRQIGDALAGLDAGRKRRVVLVLDQPDFLVASTSAGGGEGAGIAVRDVILDLREKVHSCVVTVSADDPLVHPPVAPTPLETNHSWFVLSLLHEADMLCALRLLDTGTAKDVSGVVRITSSRDGETEDREYLYKVGGHGGAKVFERGQ is encoded by the exons ATGTcgaccacaaccccccaccttTTGGAACCCTACCTCTCCCTGCCCCGGGAAACCTCCCTCATTGTTCTCAGCTCCATCCTCGGCGCATCGACAAACTGGCTGCTGGCGCGGTACATCCACTCCTACCTCAAAACCCCCAGCGTCGAAGGCGAGCCAGAAGTCGCCGTATTGCTGGCGTCCTTCCTCCGAGACTactccttcttccagcagaccctctccaagctctcgATCGACCTCGACTCCGAAGTCCGAAAGGGCAGGTTCGCGTTTGTGGATGGGTTGACGAGCTTGTTTCTCCCGTCCCAGCGGTCCGGGGGGAGGTTGCAGGACGGGGATGATCTCCGGGCGGTTCAGAGACAGATCGGAGATGCCCTGGCGGGGTTGGatgcggggaggaagagaagggtggtgctggtgctggacCAGCCGGATTTCTTGGTTGCGAGTACTAgtgctggcggtggggaaggggCGGGGATCGCGGTGAGGGATGTCATCTTGGATCTAAGAGAG AAAGTCCACAGCTGCGTCGTTACCGTGTCAGCCGACGACCCTCTCGTTCACCCTCCTGTCGCTCCCACACCCCTCGAGACGAACCACTCCTGGTTTGTGCTGTCACTGCTTCACGAGGCGGACATGCTGTGCGCCCTGAGGCTGCTGGACACTGGTACAGCAAAGGATGTCagtggggtggtgaggatcACCAGTTCGAGGGATGGCGAGACGGAGGACAGAGAGTATCTTTACAAGGTTGGGGGGCATGGCGGTGCCAAGGTCTTCGAGAGGGGGCAGTAG
- the RPL37B gene encoding 60S ribosomal protein L37B (EggNog:ENOG503P54H; COG:J), translating to MTKGTSSFGKRHNKTHGICRRCGRRSMHNQKHTCASCGYPAAKTRKYNWSEKAKRRKVTGTGRMRYLSTVSRKFKNGFQTGVPKGSRGPNTASE from the exons atga CGAAGGGTACCTCCAGCTTTGGCAAGCG CCACAACAAGACCCACGGGATCTGCAGACGCTGCGG TCGCCGTTCCATGCACAACCAGAAGCACACCTGCGCTTCGTGCGGCTACCCCGCTGCTAAGACCCGCAAGT ACAACTGGTCCGAGAAGGCTAAGCGCAGAAAGGTCACCGGCACCGGCCGCATGAGATACCTCAGCACCGTCTCCAGAAAGTTCAAGAACGGCTTCCAGACTGGTGTCCCCAAGGGCTCGCGGGGTCCCAACACCGCTTCCGAGTAA
- the CYT20 gene encoding Valine--tRNA ligase, mitochondrial (EggNog:ENOG503NXM3; COG:J), whose product MLSSSWRLVSSTRNSLLKASLASFRPEPRIYHSSAYRLSKMADEAAKAPAPATTPAAAPDAPAPKKNEAKEKAKAEKAAKFAAKQAAAKLKQQQQAGDKPAEAPKPKAKKAETPVLPPYKDETPAGEKKKIQPFDHPHFSAYNPKAVESSWYSWWEKSGYFKPQEPRTPDAGKFVIALPPPNVTGALHCGHALANSLQDTLIRWNRMKGLSTLWVPGCDHAGIATQSVVEKMLYKREKKTRHDLGREEFTKRVWEWKGEYHERINNAQRLMGGSMDWSREAFTMDENLTAAVMEAFVTLHDEGLIYRSNRLVNWSTHLRTALSTLEVVNKDITGRTMIDVPGYDRKVEFGVLTYFKYPIEGSDEFITVATTRPETMLGDSGIAVSPGDARYAHLVGKHARHPFTRRLMPIVEDSYVDPEFGTGAVKLTPAHDFNDYKLGVAHKLEFINVLTEDGLINENGAMFQGQKRFNARYTVVEELAKLGLFVKKEPNAMVIPICERSGDVIEPRMAPQWWVKMEDMAKDAMRVVESGEIKISPESARKSYFQWLNNITDWCISRQLWWGHRIPAYRIVLEGEDSEETDKATWVVGRNAEEAKAKAAEKAAELFPGKNYTLEQDPDCLDTWFSSGLWPMAILGWPNTEKDDFKKFFPTELLESGWDILFFWIARMIMLSLKLTGKVPFTEVYCHSLIRDAEGRKMSKSLGNVIDPLDIINGIKLEDLHAKLLTGNLRSDEVERATKYQKQSFPGGIPECGADALRFTLLSYTTGGGDINFDIRVMAAYRRFCNKVWQASKYVLGNLGDSFKPDAQLDLAALSVPERWIVHRTNAAVKGINEALTNRQFSTATRLVYSLFYDDFCDIFVENSKGMLGPDADPAQANSVRQVLYFVLDTCLRLLHPMLPFITEELWQRLPRKAGDETPSILLAPYPEADQALEFPAESADYELGLKCASGIRSLAAEYNIRDGRAFIVASTPAALEKVSAQLNAIKTLSGRSIASTEVIEESATPKGCAVSVVNAEIVVLLQVSDQITDIAAEIKKITTKLQKTTVAITKQEELINREGFEKVSDVVVTAEKKKLADAQAAKENYERTLAEFSKLKL is encoded by the exons ATGCTGAGCTCGTCGTGGCGACTGGTTAGTTCGACACGGAACTCGCTGCTTAAAGCATCCTTGGCTTCTTTCCGTCCAGAACCTCGAATCTATCACTCCTCAGCGTACCGACTATCCAAAATGGCCGACGAAGCTGCTAAAGCCCCCGCGCCGGCGACCACACCGGCCGCCGCTCCCGATGCGCCTGCGCCAAAGAAAAATG aggccaaggagaaggccaaagCCGAAAAGGCTGCCAAATTCGCTGCGAAGCAAGCTGCCGCCAAGCtgaagcaacagcaacaagccGGTGACAAGCCTGCCGAAGCCCCGAAGcccaaggcgaagaaggccgagactCCTGTCCTTCCCCCCTACAAGGACGAGACCCCAGCtggcgagaagaagaagatccaGCCCTTCGATCACCCGCACTTCTCAGCATATAACCCCAAGGCCGTCGAGTCGTCATGGTATTcatggtgggagaagagcgGCTACTTCAAGCCTCAAGAGCCCCGGACCCCTGATGCTGGCAAATTCGTCATTGCCCTGCCGCCCCCGAACGTCACTGGTGCGCTTCACTGCGGCCATGCTCTCGCCAACTCTCTCCAAGATACACTTATTCGATGGAACCGGATGAAGGGCCTCAGCACACTCTGGGTCCCGGGTTGCGATCACGCCGGTATCGCCACTCAGTCCGTTGTCGAAAAGATGCTGtacaagagagagaagaagacgcgCCACGATCTAGGCCGCGAGGAGTTCACAAAGCGCGTGtgggagtggaagggggaaTACCATGAGCGCATCAACAATGCCCAGAGACTCATGGGTGGCTCCATGGACTGGAGCCGCGAGGCCTTCACCATGGACGAGAACCTGACTGCCGCCGTTATGGAGGCGTTTGTCACTCTTCACGATGAGGGTCTCATCTACAGGTCCAACCGCTTGGTTAACTGGTCCACTCACCTTCGTACCGCCCTCAGCACCTTGGAGGTCGTCAACAAGGATATCACCGGGCGCACCATGATTGACGTGCCGGGCTATGACAGAAAGGTTGAGTTCGGTGTCCTCACATACTTTAAGTACCCAATTGAGGGGTCAGACGAGTTCATCACTGTTGCCACCACACGTCCCGAGACAATGTTGGGCGATAGCGGTATCGCTGTCAGCCCCGGTGATGCCCGCTACGCACACCTTGTCGGAAAGCACGCTCGTCATCCCTTCACCCGGAGGTTGATGCCCATAGTCGAGGATTCCTACGTTGACCCAGAATTCGGCACTGGTGCTGTCAAGCTCACCCCCGCGCACGACTTCAACGATTACAAGCTCGGCGTCGCCCACAAGCTTGAGTTCATCAACGTCCTTACCGAAGACGGCTTGATCAACGAGAACGGAGCTATGTTCCAGGGCCAGAAGAGATTCAACGCCCGTTACACGGTTGTCGAGGAGTTGGCTAAGCTTGGCTTGTTCGTCAAGAAGGAGCCCAACGCCATGGTTATCCCCATTTGCGAGCGCAGTGGGGATGTTATCGAGCCTCGCATGGCGCCTCAGTGGTgggtgaagatggaggacaTGGCCAAGGATGCCATGAGAGTCGTTGAGAGTGGTGAGATCAAGATCAGCCCGGAGAGTGCCCGCAAGAGCTACTTCCAATggctcaacaacatcaccgaCTGGTGCATTTCCAGACAGTTGTGGTGGGGCCACCGTATCCCGGCGTACCGTATTGTCCTTGAAGGCGAGGACAGCGAGGAAACAGACAAGGCCACCTGGGTTGTTGGCAGAAATGCCGAagaggccaaggccaaggccgccgagaaggctgccgagcTGTTCCCCGGCAAGAACTACACCCTCGAGCAAGACCCTGACTGCCTCGACACCTGGTTCAGCTCCGGCTTGTGGCCCATGGCTATCTTGGGCTGGCCCAACACGGAGAAGGATGATTTCAAGAAGTTCTTCCCCACCGAGCTGCTCGAATCCGGCTGGGATATTCTGTTCTTCTGGATTGCCAGAATGATCATGCTCTCCCTGAAGTTGACGGGCAAGGTTCCCTTCACTGAGGTGTACTGCCACTCGTTGATCCGCGACGCCGAAGGGCGGAAGATGAGCAAGAGTTTGGGTAATGTCATTGACCCGTtggacatcatcaacggTATCAAGCTCGAGGACCTTCATGCGAAGCTCTTGACAGGTAACCTCAGGTCTGACGAGGTTGAGCGTGCCACCAAGTACCAGAAGCAATCGTTCCCTGGCGGCATCCCAGAGTGCGGCGCTGATGCTCTGCGTTTCACGCTTCTCTCGTACACCACCGGTGGTGGCGACATCAACTTCGACATCCGCGTCATGGCGGCCTACCGCAGATTCTGCAACAAGGTTTGGCAAGCTTCCAAGTACGTGTTGGGCAACCTTGGCGATTCCTTCAAGCCTGATGCCCAGCTTGACCTCGCGGCTCTGTCGGTCCCAGAGCGCTGGATTGTTCACCGTACCAACGCGGCCGTCAAGGGCATCAACGAGGCTCTCACGAACAGGCAATTCTCCACTGCCACCAGGCTCGTGTACTCGCTCTTCTA TGATGACTTCTGCGACATCTTCGTTGAGAACAGCAAGGGCATGCTGGGCCCAGATGCGGACCCTGCCCAAGCCAACTCTGTCCGCCAAGTCCTCTATTTTGTTCTTGATACGTGCCTGCGTCTACTGCACCCTATGCTTCCCTTCATCACCGAGGAGCTCTGGCAGCGTCTGCCACGGAAGGCTGGAGATGAGACTCCTTCCATCCTCCTGGCGCCGTATCCCGAGGCTGACCAGGCTCTCGAGTTCCCTGCTGAGAGTGCAGACTACGAGCTTGGTCTCAAGTGCGCTAGCGGTATCAGATCGTTGGCTGCTGAATACAACATTCGTGATGGCCGTGCCTTCATCGTGGCTTCTACTCCTGCCGccttggagaaggtgagCGCGCAGctcaacgccatcaagaCCCTCTCCGGCAGGAGCATTGCTTCCACCGAGGTTATCGAGGAGTCCGCCACCCCCAAGGGCTGCGCTGTTAGTGTCGTGAACGCCGAGATTGTTGTTCTTCTCCAGGTCAGCGACCAAATCACAGATATTGCAgccgagatcaagaagatcaccaccaagcttcAAAAGACCACCGTCGCAATTaccaagcaggaggagctgaTCAACCGTGAGGGTTTCGAAAAGGTCAGTGATGTTGTCGTAAcagctgagaagaagaagcttgcCGATGCACAGGCGGCCAAGGAGAACTACGAGCGGACACTCGCCGAGTTCAGCAAACTCAAGCTctaa